The segment TTGCAATTTCAGATATCGATTTTGAAACATGGTTAGCCCACAATTCCACCTCGGTGTCCTTCACATTCCCGTGGACATGCAATATCCCACCGTTACTCCTGCATTTTTAGTACCATCATTAAATGTGACCACAAACAATgggagaaagagagaaagaagaatGCACGGACTTCCCCCATGAGTTCCTTAAACGAAAAAAGCAATACGTATATTGGGGTCTAAAAGTGCGACAAGTTTAAGATCTCGCAAGGAGATACTAGCAAAACTGCTATCAATATAACTGAAGCCTCGCTAGACAGTTCTTCCAGAGTCCAGAAATGGAGTAATCAACCAAATAAAAATTCAGAACCAGAGCAAATATTTAAACTATACGCATGTCTAGGAGATGTTGTAAAGAAACCATGAATATTATCCAAGACCAAGTTCATCTGCACATTGAAGGTGAATGGTAGTGGACTTTTGCTTGAGAAAACTATTGCAAGCCGGGGGAGAAGCAACAAATCACAGAAAAAGTTTCAAAGAATAACCCTACAACTCTTTTTCTTCTAATTTATCATTGAATTCGGATTTTAAACTGGAAACAAGTAATGAATTTGATATTAGGCAAGGTGACATGAAATGAAACACAAGTAATAACACCAGAGCAAAGCACCTTAATGCCCTCACAGCAGTAAGCCAGCTACCCTCACTTGATGGAAGAAGACCGAGACAAACTCGATCTGCCACTCCCTATAGGAAAATAATCAATAGGAATCAATCAATACAGTTTCTTTTGGTACTTAAGGCTCAAGTTGCCATGGCAATATGTTATTTTCAGTCTATTTCATGAAAGGGTGAGTATTTGGTACACTGGCAGTGTACTTTCTTTATTTCACAAGCAGCCTCAAAAAATGGACatgtgtctttttttttttaaatatatatattttttaataatttactatACTCCTATAGGACACTTGCCAACCCCCTAACCCTGTCCATGTAGTTTAAAAACTCCACTGGCAGTGTACCAAATATTCTCCTTTATGAAAAAAGCATATATAGATAAATATGCTGCCTTGTCCTTGTATTCCAAGGGTATAAATGTTTACAGTGTCAATGCGGATATTAAGCATGCCAATGTACCTTGGGTGCTGTAATCCGATTATCCCCTTCAAGTACGATACAACGATCAGAGACAGAATTGGCTTCAAGATTACGTTTAAGAGCCTCAATGGCATAAGGATTCCATTCACAAGCATAGACTAACTTTGCTTTCGCCCTGATTGATTAGCATTACAATTCAAAAAAGGCATCAACATAACAGAAAAGACAAAATAATCAGTAAAATTAAAAGTCAGCAGGTTGAAAATTGAAGAGATAATAAAAAATCTCCATACACTAACTTATAATTCCCCATCAAAACGTGTAATTCCTGTTAACAACACGATGGTGGAATGACACAAGAAATCCTTATCCTCCACATAGCCCATAAAATGACAAGTGTCATACCATTAATTCAAAATCCTTAAATCTAACACCAATTACAACAAACTACAGACCAGTACAGATGCGAAGGATGATATGGTAATTGTCAGACCAACAACATTATCTAACAATTTTTTTAGTGGGAAAAAGAAGTCTGCTTCTAGTCAAAGGTCACAAAAACCAAGTTAGCAAGTATTTACATCTGCACGTAATGTGTGTGTGACAGAGAGAGCTGAAAATACTTGAGATTTGGAGAAAATTTTGAAAGGCATAAAAATCATAATTAGAGCATACCTAACAAGGAAGGGCAATACAAAATATCCAATTCCAGCAAACAGATCCACGATGACTGCATCTGTACAATCTGAACTGGCCATACGGATTTTCTCAGAAAGATTGCCCCAAGAGAACATGCACTTGGTAGCATCAAAAGAATATAGAATCCCATTTTCACGATGATCAACCCAGCCATTATCTCCTACAAGAATCTCCAAAGTACTGTCCCTTGTACCATTTGCAGTGACCCGGCCCTTGACAAATTATAGAAATTAATTCAATAAGTCCATGAGTGGCATACATAATATGACGAATGGTACCCCTGAGATTCTTAATTATTGACTCTTTGTCTAAAAATAAACAACTAATTTAATTCAACTCGTTACTCCTAAAACAAATTGGAAACAACAGTTAAACAAATTAAAACCTTCAAAGTCAATTTTCTTGAAATCTTAACTTTGCCTTCCATATAAAAATTGGACATACTGACCAACTAACTAGAGACAAAAAATATCATTTTACGGTATTAGACTGAATCAGCATAAGACAAGAAGTTTTTGAACAAAAAGAAAGAATTATCAGTCAATATAGCAGCTAAGATATGATTCATCCATATATCTTACCTGCCGTGCAAGGCGACAAGTATTAAGGGATTTGGCAATAATGGGCCAAAGCTCCTCTCCAATTGAATTCCATATTGGGTCCCCGAAGGATGAAATCGGTAGcacaacaatatcaccaatcCGTTCCCACCTGAACTAGTCGAAGATGTTAAAATAGTGAGGATATTGCATGCGCAGGTACACAAAGAAAACCAAAGCTAGCCACTGAAACTCTCAATCTAACTCAAAAAATTTCACAGAATTGAAACTGGAATAAGCAAACAATGAAGTGAAGTAGTGAAACAAACCTGTTTGGTAGCTGCTCCAGAAGTTTATCTGATAACCCCTTTTGCCTAATCAAAGAGGCAACAGCTTCAGTCATTATTTTTAAGGGAGATTTACAAGCTTTTCTTTTTTGAACAAGCTCATCTGGAAGCTTAGTAGCACCATATTCCTTAAGAATGTCCAGAGCTACTGAGGAGGACATGTCATTTAAGAGTGAACCTTCAGCTCTAAATGGTTTAGATGGATGATGATCACTCAAAACTTCAAATCTGTCTTCTGAGAAGATAGCACAAAACTTCTCGGTCACAGGGAAAGAGATGAACAAACCATCCTCTTGTGCATAAACTTTTCTCTCTAGATCTAACCATCCAAACTTCTTCAATATGTCCTTtcctaattttgaattttttttttcaagttttacAACCCAACTCGAAGCATCTATCTGTCCTGTCTGGTTCTCAAGATTTAAGCTTTGCATTTCAGGATGTTGAGGTGAACCAGTTCCAACATGTGGAGCTTGTAAAAGAACATTCCCATTTTCCATCATACCTTCCTCTTCCTTATTAACTTCATTTTCACCGAGCTTTCGAGAACTGTCATGATCATCTAGAGATAATAAAGGAAACAAGTTGATTTTCATAGGCTCACTAAACTTGGTTCCAAAAGCATAACAAGCTGCTCCACCACCAACCATAATAAGATCATCACGAACAACATTGGCTGTGGAACGCACAAAAAGTTCTTTATCCATTGAACTGAGGGTCACATGCTTCCAGACTAGGCTTCGCATATCTAGTACTGTCAACTCTTGACAATGTTGTGTAACAGGACAACCTCCAATTATTCCAATAAAATACTTGTAGACAAACATGGAGTGGGAGAACCTAGCATATGGGCTTCTTCCTCCTACCTTTTCTACTTTCCATGAACATGTTAGAGTATCAAAACTGTACAAGTCCCCAAGAGCCTCTCCATAGTACCCTCCAAACATGAATAACTTAGATCCATATGCCACCATTGAGTGAGAATGACGAGCACATGGCCGTTCACCGTGGACAATTAGTTCTTCCCATTGCAGTGTATTGGTGTCAAGAACATGCAATGATGAAGAGATTGTTTCGTTATTAAGGCCACCAAAGACATAAATCTTTGATCCTACTGCAGCAGCCGCATGCCGATGCCTGTGCAAGATACATACAGACTACAAATTAAGAACTAAAATGAGATGCCGGCTGAGGCGGGGAAAGAAACAGTAGATACAGACATTAATGTACATTCATAGCATGTTCACGGAGGGATTTACACAGATAATGTTTTTTTATAACATATATTTAACCCAGTGAAACTAACTGGAGAGGCAGAACAGCAAGATATGAGTACCTTGGAGGAAAAGCGCTGCCAGTACGATCTAGTAGCCTCCATTCGTTCTTTAACGTATTGAGAATCCATACCTCGCTCAGTTTGTTCGTAGGATCAGCCCTGCCTCCAATAACATACATGCAATCTCCGATTAAAGAAGCAGTGTGACCCAGGCGAGGTGATGGACGGCCCGCCACATTGATTTCTCTCAATGTCCCATGCAATGGATCAAGGAGAAAAGAGTCATCTCTTCTCGCATGTCTTCCACTGCCCCCAAAGCCACCAAATATAAGAACTTCAGCTTTGTTTGTGCTTTCTAAGGTACAAGTAGAATGGCCCCAAAGGAACAGTCTCTCTATAGGTTCACCAGCAATTACCATCTGACTAATAGATAAACTGCAGCCGGGAATTCCTTCAGTTTCCACCAATGATTCACGAGAAAATCTTGCTTTTTCGCTAGGAACGATGTTCTGCAAGCGCATACGTGAAATAGCTCAAAATTAAATcctcaatcataaatataaaagctCATTATAATCACAAAGCTCGGGGTTCATAtgaaataattgtaaaatcataGTAAAACAAAATTTACCAACTTGAGAATCTACAAAACTTCTCTCCAAACCATCTTGACCTTCATTACAATCACCGCCACTCACACTACACTTTGAACCAGTCGCGTTTTCCAATGTTCCATCCTGACTTTTTCGAAATGATCTAAGAAACCCTTCAGTTCTCTTCCAATTAGCTTCCATTTTCTCATTAGCAACCCCAACAAGAAACCTCAAGTAATCTTCAGACACCATAATCTTCTGGGTATCCCCCAAAGGCACCTCCAACCGTATCGAGCACCGTATCCCCACTATCACTCTCTTGCTGACGCTTGTAATCCCAGACTCTCTGAACCCACAAGCAATCGCCAAAGAAACCAAACTCTGAGCTGAAATTAAGTCTCTACACTCAACGGCAATGATGAGAGGCTCGAATCGAAAGACCAACTCACTGTCTTGAATCAACTTAGTCGAGTCAGAGAAGAGTAGGGAGATGACCGAGTCCGGATCAGCCGTGTCGTGCGTGATGAAGAGCCAGGTGCCTCCTCGGGCTTTCTTTTTGGTGGGATTATTGGAGCTGGGATTGGGTTTTGGTTGGGAAAGGATAGAGATACGGCCAGAGCAGGAACTGGTGGTGAAGTAAGAAAGGTGGTTGTTGAGGACGTTGATGAGAGGAATGATGGGTGTGTCTAAAGAGCCTTTGGGTGATTTATCTGCTTCATTGGAGCTCAGTGAAGCTAACGTCGATGCCTTCCTCTTGTCAAAGTCCATTTTATTTTTCAGCCACCTCTTTCActgttttcttctttctttcggCTCCAAAAACCCTTTGCTAAATCTTAGATTCAAAGGGTAGGAATAAAGAGAAAGGTAATGGATAATTTTGGAGATTTTCATTAATTTATGGGCTTTGAGCTTTACGCAGTACTAATGAAGTGATTCAGACTTTCATTTTTTTGATTCATGGATGGGCCATGGACTCGAGCCATTTTCTTTTTGACAGTAGAGACAATAGTTGGGTTTTTTTATCTATATTACTAAACATAAAAGCAAGGCCTTAGggccttttcttcttccttttatacataataatataatggTGAAATTTTTATTCTAATCCTCTATTTTTTAGATTatataaaaatagttaaattttagttttgataCCTATACTACactcaaatttgagatttaatttctATACTTTTATTCAGATTAAAATGTCATTAGTAAGCTTAAATACTTTATTCAGTTTGAAATGCTTatgcaaatttttaaaatttgttaacattgttaaaattcTCTATTAAATTCATGTCCGGGATATCAAGTAAGTATTTCTTTTGTTAATTTCAAAATGCCATACCAACAAGTTGAATTAAAGTATTTTAATTGTGTTAacaaataaacttaaaattttaaatttaaaaataaagagactaaaatcttaaaaataaaaatacaaaaattaaattccAAGGTATGAATAATACAATAACTTAGAAGTATAATGcaacatttaaaatttcattctataatataataaaataaataaatact is part of the Gossypium arboreum isolate Shixiya-1 chromosome 5, ASM2569848v2, whole genome shotgun sequence genome and harbors:
- the LOC108453767 gene encoding tRNA wybutosine-synthesizing protein 2/3/4, giving the protein MDFDKRKASTLASLSSNEADKSPKGSLDTPIIPLINVLNNHLSYFTTSSCSGRISILSQPKPNPSSNNPTKKKARGGTWLFITHDTADPDSVISLLFSDSTKLIQDSELVFRFEPLIIAVECRDLISAQSLVSLAIACGFRESGITSVSKRVIVGIRCSIRLEVPLGDTQKIMVSEDYLRFLVGVANEKMEANWKRTEGFLRSFRKSQDGTLENATGSKCSVSGGDCNEGQDGLERSFVDSQNIVPSEKARFSRESLVETEGIPGCSLSISQMVIAGEPIERLFLWGHSTCTLESTNKAEVLIFGGFGGSGRHARRDDSFLLDPLHGTLREINVAGRPSPRLGHTASLIGDCMYVIGGRADPTNKLSEVWILNTLKNEWRLLDRTGSAFPPRHRHAAAAVGSKIYVFGGLNNETISSSLHVLDTNTLQWEELIVHGERPCARHSHSMVAYGSKLFMFGGYYGEALGDLYSFDTLTCSWKVEKVGGRSPYARFSHSMFVYKYFIGIIGGCPVTQHCQELTVLDMRSLVWKHVTLSSMDKELFVRSTANVVRDDLIMVGGGAACYAFGTKFSEPMKINLFPLLSLDDHDSSRKLGENEVNKEEEGMMENGNVLLQAPHVGTGSPQHPEMQSLNLENQTGQIDASSWVVKLEKKNSKLGKDILKKFGWLDLERKVYAQEDGLFISFPVTEKFCAIFSEDRFEVLSDHHPSKPFRAEGSLLNDMSSSVALDILKEYGATKLPDELVQKRKACKSPLKIMTEAVASLIRQKGLSDKLLEQLPNRWERIGDIVVLPISSFGDPIWNSIGEELWPIIAKSLNTCRLARQGRVTANGTRDSTLEILVGDNGWVDHRENGILYSFDATKCMFSWGNLSEKIRMASSDCTDAVIVDLFAGIGYFVLPFLVRAKAKLVYACEWNPYAIEALKRNLEANSVSDRCIVLEGDNRITAPKGVADRVCLGLLPSSEGSWLTAVRALRSNGGILHVHGNVKDTEVELWANHVSKSISEIARSEGHRWEVTIDHVEKVKWYAPHIRHLVADVKCRQI